A window of Equus caballus isolate H_3958 breed thoroughbred chromosome 10, TB-T2T, whole genome shotgun sequence contains these coding sequences:
- the COQ3 gene encoding ubiquinone biosynthesis O-methyltransferase, mitochondrial isoform X2, with translation MWGSRKLISSGSRFLGVRRSGCRVAQADCPRSTASAVYSENQLSWTLPIKPWIFSEYRIMWFKSCKMTFVCFNRMKSYRYPWTRLYSTSGTTVDSSEVKTFLALAHRWWDEQGVYAPLHSMNDLRVPFIRDNLLKTVANHQPGKPLSGMKILDVGCGGGLLTEPLGRLGASVIGIDPVAENIETAQRHKSFDPVLDERIEYRACALEEIVEETAETFDAVIASEVVEHVTDLETFIQCCWQVLKPGASLFITTINKTQLSYALGIVFAEQIAGIVPKGTHTWEKFVSPEMLESILESNGLSVQTVAGMFYNPFSRYWHWSENTSLNYAAHAVKSGAQEHQVPVESVLKEETEELQATASTIAGVREEVKK, from the exons ATGTGGGGAAGCCGCAAGCTGATCTCCTCCGGGAGTCGTTTTTTAGGAGTGCGAAGGTCTGGGTGCCGGGTCGCACAGGCTGACTGTCCGCGCTCCACCGCGTCGGCAG tttattcagaGAACCAGCTCAGTTGGACTCTACCAATTAAACCGTGGATTTTCAGTGAATATAGAATCATGTGGTTTAAATCCTGTAAAAtgacttttgtctgttttaatAGAATGAAAAGTTACAG GTACCCTTGGACAAGACTGTACAGCACTTCTGGAACCACTGTAGACAGCAGTGAGGTGAAAACCTTCCTGGCCCTGGCTCACAGGTGGTGGGATGAGCAAGGAGTGTATGCGCCTCTTCATTCTATGAACGACCTGAGGGTGCCATTCATTAG aGACAATCTTTTGAAAACAGTTGCTAATCACCAGCCAGGAAAACCTTTGTCTGGGATGAAGATtcttgatgttggctgtggtGGTGGATTGTTAACTGAA CCTCTAGGGCGGCTTGGGGCTTCAGTTATTGGAATTGATCCTGTGGCTGAGAACATTGAAACAGCGCAGCGCCATAAATCATTTGATCCGGTTCTGGATGAGAGGATAGAGTACAGAGCCTGTGCCCTGGAAGAGATTGTGGAAGAAACTGCAGAAACGTTTGATGCTGTCATAGCTTCTGAAGTTGTAGAGCATGTGACTGATCTAGAAACATTTATACAGTGCTGCTGGCAAGTGTTGAAA cCCGGTGCTTCTTTATTCATTACTACAATCAACAAGACACAGCTGTCCTATGCCTTGGGAATTGTTTTTGCAGAGCAAATTGCAGGTATTGTACCAAAAGGTACTCATACATGGGAGAAGTTTGTTTCACCGGAAATGCTCGAGAGCATTCTGGAATCAA atgGTCTGTCTGTTCAAACGGTGGCAGGAATGTTCTACAACCCCTTCTCCCGGTACTGGCATTGGAGTGAGAACACCAGCCTTAACTATGCAGCTCATGCTGTGAAATCCGGGGCTCAGGAACACCAGGTGCCTGTGGAGTCTGTTCTAAAGGAGGAAACCGAAGAGCTCCAAGCTACAGCCTCCACCATCGCAGGTGTGCGCGAAGAGGTGAAGAAATGA
- the COQ3 gene encoding ubiquinone biosynthesis O-methyltransferase, mitochondrial isoform X1, whose amino-acid sequence MWGSRKLISSGSRFLGVRRSGCRVAQADCPRSTASAGLEIGKSKILCLVRAHFRVRRWNFVAVPSHGRRVYSENQLSWTLPIKPWIFSEYRIMWFKSCKMTFVCFNRMKSYRYPWTRLYSTSGTTVDSSEVKTFLALAHRWWDEQGVYAPLHSMNDLRVPFIRDNLLKTVANHQPGKPLSGMKILDVGCGGGLLTEPLGRLGASVIGIDPVAENIETAQRHKSFDPVLDERIEYRACALEEIVEETAETFDAVIASEVVEHVTDLETFIQCCWQVLKPGASLFITTINKTQLSYALGIVFAEQIAGIVPKGTHTWEKFVSPEMLESILESNGLSVQTVAGMFYNPFSRYWHWSENTSLNYAAHAVKSGAQEHQVPVESVLKEETEELQATASTIAGVREEVKK is encoded by the exons ATGTGGGGAAGCCGCAAGCTGATCTCCTCCGGGAGTCGTTTTTTAGGAGTGCGAAGGTCTGGGTGCCGGGTCGCACAGGCTGACTGTCCGCGCTCCACCGCGTCGGCAG GTCTAGAAATTGGGAAGTCCAagattctgtgtctggtgagagcccacttccggGTTCGTAGATGGAACTTTgttgctgtgccctcacatggtagaaggg tttattcagaGAACCAGCTCAGTTGGACTCTACCAATTAAACCGTGGATTTTCAGTGAATATAGAATCATGTGGTTTAAATCCTGTAAAAtgacttttgtctgttttaatAGAATGAAAAGTTACAG GTACCCTTGGACAAGACTGTACAGCACTTCTGGAACCACTGTAGACAGCAGTGAGGTGAAAACCTTCCTGGCCCTGGCTCACAGGTGGTGGGATGAGCAAGGAGTGTATGCGCCTCTTCATTCTATGAACGACCTGAGGGTGCCATTCATTAG aGACAATCTTTTGAAAACAGTTGCTAATCACCAGCCAGGAAAACCTTTGTCTGGGATGAAGATtcttgatgttggctgtggtGGTGGATTGTTAACTGAA CCTCTAGGGCGGCTTGGGGCTTCAGTTATTGGAATTGATCCTGTGGCTGAGAACATTGAAACAGCGCAGCGCCATAAATCATTTGATCCGGTTCTGGATGAGAGGATAGAGTACAGAGCCTGTGCCCTGGAAGAGATTGTGGAAGAAACTGCAGAAACGTTTGATGCTGTCATAGCTTCTGAAGTTGTAGAGCATGTGACTGATCTAGAAACATTTATACAGTGCTGCTGGCAAGTGTTGAAA cCCGGTGCTTCTTTATTCATTACTACAATCAACAAGACACAGCTGTCCTATGCCTTGGGAATTGTTTTTGCAGAGCAAATTGCAGGTATTGTACCAAAAGGTACTCATACATGGGAGAAGTTTGTTTCACCGGAAATGCTCGAGAGCATTCTGGAATCAA atgGTCTGTCTGTTCAAACGGTGGCAGGAATGTTCTACAACCCCTTCTCCCGGTACTGGCATTGGAGTGAGAACACCAGCCTTAACTATGCAGCTCATGCTGTGAAATCCGGGGCTCAGGAACACCAGGTGCCTGTGGAGTCTGTTCTAAAGGAGGAAACCGAAGAGCTCCAAGCTACAGCCTCCACCATCGCAGGTGTGCGCGAAGAGGTGAAGAAATGA
- the COQ3 gene encoding ubiquinone biosynthesis O-methyltransferase, mitochondrial isoform X3 → MVEGFQGLFFLRFLGIFCIDNHVICKEGQFNFFLSIVYSENQLSWTLPIKPWIFSEYRIMWFKSCKMTFVCFNRMKSYRYPWTRLYSTSGTTVDSSEVKTFLALAHRWWDEQGVYAPLHSMNDLRVPFIRDNLLKTVANHQPGKPLSGMKILDVGCGGGLLTEPLGRLGASVIGIDPVAENIETAQRHKSFDPVLDERIEYRACALEEIVEETAETFDAVIASEVVEHVTDLETFIQCCWQVLKPGASLFITTINKTQLSYALGIVFAEQIAGIVPKGTHTWEKFVSPEMLESILESNGLSVQTVAGMFYNPFSRYWHWSENTSLNYAAHAVKSGAQEHQVPVESVLKEETEELQATASTIAGVREEVKK, encoded by the exons atggtagaaggg ttccaggggcttttttttttaagattccttggaattttctgcatagacaatcatgtcatctgcaaagaaggacagtttaatttcttcctttccattg tttattcagaGAACCAGCTCAGTTGGACTCTACCAATTAAACCGTGGATTTTCAGTGAATATAGAATCATGTGGTTTAAATCCTGTAAAAtgacttttgtctgttttaatAGAATGAAAAGTTACAG GTACCCTTGGACAAGACTGTACAGCACTTCTGGAACCACTGTAGACAGCAGTGAGGTGAAAACCTTCCTGGCCCTGGCTCACAGGTGGTGGGATGAGCAAGGAGTGTATGCGCCTCTTCATTCTATGAACGACCTGAGGGTGCCATTCATTAG aGACAATCTTTTGAAAACAGTTGCTAATCACCAGCCAGGAAAACCTTTGTCTGGGATGAAGATtcttgatgttggctgtggtGGTGGATTGTTAACTGAA CCTCTAGGGCGGCTTGGGGCTTCAGTTATTGGAATTGATCCTGTGGCTGAGAACATTGAAACAGCGCAGCGCCATAAATCATTTGATCCGGTTCTGGATGAGAGGATAGAGTACAGAGCCTGTGCCCTGGAAGAGATTGTGGAAGAAACTGCAGAAACGTTTGATGCTGTCATAGCTTCTGAAGTTGTAGAGCATGTGACTGATCTAGAAACATTTATACAGTGCTGCTGGCAAGTGTTGAAA cCCGGTGCTTCTTTATTCATTACTACAATCAACAAGACACAGCTGTCCTATGCCTTGGGAATTGTTTTTGCAGAGCAAATTGCAGGTATTGTACCAAAAGGTACTCATACATGGGAGAAGTTTGTTTCACCGGAAATGCTCGAGAGCATTCTGGAATCAA atgGTCTGTCTGTTCAAACGGTGGCAGGAATGTTCTACAACCCCTTCTCCCGGTACTGGCATTGGAGTGAGAACACCAGCCTTAACTATGCAGCTCATGCTGTGAAATCCGGGGCTCAGGAACACCAGGTGCCTGTGGAGTCTGTTCTAAAGGAGGAAACCGAAGAGCTCCAAGCTACAGCCTCCACCATCGCAGGTGTGCGCGAAGAGGTGAAGAAATGA
- the COQ3 gene encoding ubiquinone biosynthesis O-methyltransferase, mitochondrial isoform X4, with amino-acid sequence MFQGLFFLRFLGIFCIDNHVICKEGQFNFFLSIVYSENQLSWTLPIKPWIFSEYRIMWFKSCKMTFVCFNRMKSYRYPWTRLYSTSGTTVDSSEVKTFLALAHRWWDEQGVYAPLHSMNDLRVPFIRDNLLKTVANHQPGKPLSGMKILDVGCGGGLLTEPLGRLGASVIGIDPVAENIETAQRHKSFDPVLDERIEYRACALEEIVEETAETFDAVIASEVVEHVTDLETFIQCCWQVLKPGASLFITTINKTQLSYALGIVFAEQIAGIVPKGTHTWEKFVSPEMLESILESNGLSVQTVAGMFYNPFSRYWHWSENTSLNYAAHAVKSGAQEHQVPVESVLKEETEELQATASTIAGVREEVKK; translated from the exons atG ttccaggggcttttttttttaagattccttggaattttctgcatagacaatcatgtcatctgcaaagaaggacagtttaatttcttcctttccattg tttattcagaGAACCAGCTCAGTTGGACTCTACCAATTAAACCGTGGATTTTCAGTGAATATAGAATCATGTGGTTTAAATCCTGTAAAAtgacttttgtctgttttaatAGAATGAAAAGTTACAG GTACCCTTGGACAAGACTGTACAGCACTTCTGGAACCACTGTAGACAGCAGTGAGGTGAAAACCTTCCTGGCCCTGGCTCACAGGTGGTGGGATGAGCAAGGAGTGTATGCGCCTCTTCATTCTATGAACGACCTGAGGGTGCCATTCATTAG aGACAATCTTTTGAAAACAGTTGCTAATCACCAGCCAGGAAAACCTTTGTCTGGGATGAAGATtcttgatgttggctgtggtGGTGGATTGTTAACTGAA CCTCTAGGGCGGCTTGGGGCTTCAGTTATTGGAATTGATCCTGTGGCTGAGAACATTGAAACAGCGCAGCGCCATAAATCATTTGATCCGGTTCTGGATGAGAGGATAGAGTACAGAGCCTGTGCCCTGGAAGAGATTGTGGAAGAAACTGCAGAAACGTTTGATGCTGTCATAGCTTCTGAAGTTGTAGAGCATGTGACTGATCTAGAAACATTTATACAGTGCTGCTGGCAAGTGTTGAAA cCCGGTGCTTCTTTATTCATTACTACAATCAACAAGACACAGCTGTCCTATGCCTTGGGAATTGTTTTTGCAGAGCAAATTGCAGGTATTGTACCAAAAGGTACTCATACATGGGAGAAGTTTGTTTCACCGGAAATGCTCGAGAGCATTCTGGAATCAA atgGTCTGTCTGTTCAAACGGTGGCAGGAATGTTCTACAACCCCTTCTCCCGGTACTGGCATTGGAGTGAGAACACCAGCCTTAACTATGCAGCTCATGCTGTGAAATCCGGGGCTCAGGAACACCAGGTGCCTGTGGAGTCTGTTCTAAAGGAGGAAACCGAAGAGCTCCAAGCTACAGCCTCCACCATCGCAGGTGTGCGCGAAGAGGTGAAGAAATGA